The Paraburkholderia sp. ZP32-5 genome includes a window with the following:
- the rpsG gene encoding 30S ribosomal protein S7: protein MPRRREVPKREVLPDPKFGNVDVAKFMNVLMLSGKKSVAERIVYGAFEQIQTKGGKDPLEVFTVALNNVKPVVEVKSRRVGGANYQVPVEVRPSRRMALAMRWLREAAKKRSEKSMALRLAGELSEAAEGRGGAMKKRDEVHRMAEANKAFSHFRF, encoded by the coding sequence ATGCCGCGTCGTCGCGAAGTTCCCAAGCGGGAAGTGTTGCCGGATCCGAAATTCGGTAACGTTGATGTAGCAAAATTCATGAACGTACTGATGCTCTCCGGCAAGAAGTCGGTTGCCGAGCGTATCGTGTACGGCGCTTTCGAACAGATCCAGACCAAGGGTGGCAAGGACCCGCTGGAAGTGTTCACGGTGGCGCTCAACAACGTCAAGCCGGTGGTCGAAGTGAAGAGCCGCCGCGTTGGTGGTGCGAACTATCAGGTTCCGGTCGAAGTGCGTCCGTCGCGTCGTATGGCATTGGCGATGCGTTGGCTGCGTGAAGCCGCGAAGAAGCGCAGCGAGAAATCGATGGCCCTGCGTCTGGCAGGTGAACTTTCCGAAGCGGCCGAAGGCCGTGGCGGTGCGATGAAGAAGCGCGACGAAGTTCACCGGATGGCAGAAGCCAACAAGGCGTTCTCGCACTTCCGTTTCTAA
- the rpsL gene encoding 30S ribosomal protein S12, with product MPTINQLVRKGRTSETTKSKSPALQDCPQRRGVCTRVYTTTPKKPNSALRKVAKVRLTNGFEVISYIGGEGHNLQEHSVVLIRGGRVKDLPGVRYHMVRGSLDTQGVKDRKQARSKYGAKRAKAGK from the coding sequence ATGCCAACCATCAATCAACTGGTTCGCAAAGGCCGCACGTCGGAAACGACGAAAAGCAAGAGCCCGGCCTTGCAGGACTGCCCCCAGCGTCGTGGCGTGTGCACCCGCGTGTACACCACGACGCCGAAGAAGCCGAACTCGGCACTTCGTAAGGTCGCCAAGGTTCGCTTGACGAACGGTTTCGAAGTCATTTCGTACATCGGTGGCGAAGGCCACAACCTGCAGGAACACTCGGTCGTGCTGATTCGCGGTGGCCGTGTGAAGGACTTGCCGGGTGTGCGTTACCACATGGTTCGCGGCTCGCTGGATACCCAGGGCGTCAAGGATCGTAAGCAGGCTCGCTCGAAGTATGGTGCGAAGCGTGCCAAGGCTGGCAAGTAA
- the recQ gene encoding DNA helicase RecQ: protein MSRPLEILNEVFGYPAFRGQQGEIVEHVADGGDCLVLMPTGGGKSLCYQIPSLVRRERGFGAGIVVSPLIALMQDQVAALTEVGVRAAYLNSTLSSAEAMATERALRDGDIDLLYVAPERLMTQRFQELLERTRIGLFAIDEAHCVSQWGHDFRPEYIQLSVLHERFPNVPRIALTATADAITRDEIIQRLALEDARVFVSSFDRPNIRYRIAEKDNARTQLLDFIRAEHTKPDGTTDAGVVYCLSRRKVEETAEWLKEKGMRALPYHAGMEFEVRQKHQEMFQREEGIVMCATIAFGMGIDKPDVRFVAHLDLPKSVEGYYQETGRAGRDGMPSNAWMAYGLGDVVQQRKMIDESEADEAHKRVQTGKLDALLGLCETATCRRVRLLAYFGETSQPCGNCDNCLEPPPTWDATREAQMALSCVFRAQRASGFHFGAGHLIDILRGNRSEKILQRGHEKLTTFGIGAALGEAEWRAVFRQLVAFGYLTVDHEGFGSLVLTEASKPVLKGEQKVTMRRYVKPTRTRQSSGRTSERADPTIGMGPRERARWERLRMWRTETAKSDGVPAYVIFHDATLAEIARLGPDSIDDLRGIPGMGARKLDRFGYELLDVVGAE from the coding sequence ATGTCCCGTCCGCTCGAAATCCTCAACGAAGTATTCGGCTATCCCGCTTTCAGAGGACAGCAGGGCGAAATTGTCGAGCACGTCGCCGATGGCGGCGATTGCCTCGTGCTGATGCCGACTGGCGGCGGCAAATCTCTGTGCTATCAGATTCCGTCGCTGGTACGGCGCGAGCGTGGCTTCGGCGCCGGCATCGTGGTGTCGCCGCTGATTGCGCTGATGCAGGACCAGGTGGCCGCGCTGACCGAGGTCGGCGTGCGCGCCGCGTATCTGAACTCGACGCTGTCGAGCGCGGAAGCGATGGCCACCGAGCGTGCGTTGCGCGACGGCGACATCGATCTGCTTTACGTCGCGCCCGAACGACTGATGACGCAGCGCTTCCAGGAGCTGCTCGAGCGCACACGCATCGGCCTTTTCGCGATCGACGAGGCGCACTGTGTGTCGCAATGGGGGCATGACTTCCGCCCCGAATATATTCAGCTGTCTGTATTGCACGAGCGCTTTCCGAACGTGCCCCGCATCGCGCTCACGGCCACTGCGGACGCGATTACGCGTGACGAAATCATTCAACGTCTCGCGCTCGAGGATGCGCGTGTATTCGTGTCGAGCTTCGACCGCCCGAATATTCGCTATCGCATTGCCGAAAAGGACAATGCGCGCACGCAGCTGCTCGACTTCATTCGTGCCGAACATACGAAGCCGGACGGCACGACCGACGCCGGCGTCGTCTATTGCCTGTCGCGCCGCAAGGTGGAGGAAACGGCGGAGTGGTTGAAGGAAAAGGGCATGCGCGCACTGCCGTACCACGCCGGCATGGAGTTCGAGGTGCGTCAGAAGCACCAGGAGATGTTTCAGCGCGAAGAAGGCATCGTCATGTGCGCGACGATCGCGTTCGGTATGGGGATCGACAAGCCGGACGTGCGGTTCGTCGCCCATCTGGATCTGCCGAAGAGCGTCGAAGGCTACTATCAGGAAACTGGTCGCGCGGGCCGCGACGGAATGCCGTCGAATGCGTGGATGGCCTATGGACTTGGCGACGTCGTCCAGCAACGCAAGATGATCGACGAGTCCGAAGCCGACGAAGCGCACAAGCGCGTGCAAACCGGCAAGCTCGACGCGCTGCTCGGCCTGTGCGAAACGGCGACCTGCCGCCGCGTGCGCCTGCTCGCCTACTTTGGGGAGACCAGCCAGCCGTGCGGCAACTGCGATAACTGTCTGGAGCCGCCACCCACATGGGATGCGACGCGAGAGGCACAGATGGCGCTGTCGTGCGTGTTCCGTGCGCAACGGGCGAGCGGCTTTCACTTCGGCGCCGGCCATCTGATCGACATCCTGCGCGGCAATCGCAGCGAAAAGATCCTGCAGCGAGGCCACGAAAAGCTAACGACCTTCGGGATCGGCGCGGCGCTGGGCGAGGCCGAGTGGCGCGCGGTGTTCCGTCAGCTCGTTGCGTTCGGCTATCTGACGGTCGACCATGAAGGCTTCGGCTCGCTAGTGCTGACCGAGGCGAGCAAGCCGGTGCTCAAGGGCGAGCAAAAGGTGACCATGCGTCGCTATGTGAAGCCGACGCGCACGCGCCAATCGTCGGGCCGTACGAGTGAGCGTGCCGATCCAACGATCGGCATGGGGCCGCGCGAGCGCGCCCGTTGGGAGCGGCTGCGCATGTGGCGCACGGAAACGGCGAAGAGCGACGGCGTACCGGCCTACGTGATTTTCCATGACGCGACGCTCGCGGAAATTGCACGCCTCGGCCCTGATTCAATCGACGATCTGCGTGGCATTCCGGGTATGGGCGCGCGTAAGCTCGATCGTTTTGGCTACGAATTGCTGGATGTCGTAGGCGCCGAGTGA
- the rpoC gene encoding DNA-directed RNA polymerase subunit beta' gives MKALLDLFKQVQQPEVFDAIKIGLASPDKIRSWSFGEVKKPETINYRTFKPERDGLFCAKIFGPIKDYECLCGKYKRLKHRGVICEKCGVEVTLAKVRRERMGHIELASPVAHIWFLKSLPSRLGMVLDMTLRDIERVLYFEAYVVIDPGMTPLKARQIMTEEDYYNKVEEYGDEFRAEMGAEGIRELLRAINIDEQVELLRTELKNTGSEAKIKKYAKRLKVLEAFQRSGIKPDWMVLEVLPVLPPELRPLVPLDGGRFATSDLNDLYRRVINRNNRLKRLLELKAPEIIVRNEKRMLQEAVDSLLDNGRRGKAMTGANKRPLKSLADMIKGKGGRFRQNLLGKRVDYSGRSVIVVGPTLKLHQCGLPKLMALELFKPFIFNKLEVMGVATTIKAAKKEVENQTAVVWDILEEVIREHPVMLNRAPTLHRLGIQAFEPVLIEGKAIQLHPLVCAAFNADFDGDQMAVHVPLSLEAQMEARTLMLASNNVLFPANGDPSIVPSQDIVLGLYYATREAVNGKGEGLSFTGVSEVLRAYENKEVELASRVNVRITEMVHNEDKSEGAPAFVPKITLYATTVGRAILSEILPPGLPFSVLNKPLKKKEISRLINTAFRKCGLRETVIFADQLMQSGFRLATRAGISICVDDMLVPPQKETIVGDAAKKVKEYDRQYMSGLVTAQERYNNVVDIWSATSEAVGKAMMEQLSTEPVTDRDGNQTRQESFNSIYMMADSGARGSAVQIRQLAGMRGLMAKPDGSIIETPITANFREGLNVLQYFISTHGARKGLADTALKTANSGYLTRRLVDVTQDLVVVEDDCGTSNGVAMKALVEGGEVVEALRDRILGRVAVADVVNPESQETLFESGTLLDEDAVEEIERLGIDEVRVRTPLTCETRYGLCAACYGRDLGRGSLVNVGEAVGVIAAQSIGEPGTQLTMRTFHIGGAASRAAVASSVEAKSNGTVRFTSTMRYVTNAKGEQIVISRSGEAMITDDHGRERERHKVPYGATLLQLDGAQIKAGTQLATWDPMTRPIITEYGGTVKFENVEEGVTVAKQIDDVTGLSTLVVIDVKRRGSQASKTVRPQVKLLDANGEEVKIPNTEHSVQIGFQVGALITVKDGQQVQVGEVLARIPTESQKTRDITGGLPRVAELFEARSPKDAGILAEVTGTTSFGKDTKGKQRLVITDLEGNQHEFLIAKEKQVLVHDGQVVNKGEMIVDGPADPHDILRLQGVEALSRYIVDEVQDVYRLQGVKINDKHIEVIVRQMLRRVQISDNGDTRFIPGEQVERSDMLDENDRMIAEDKRPATYENVLLGITKASLSTDSFISAASFQETTRVLTEAAIMGKRDDLRGLKENVIVGRLIPAGTGLAFHKARKSKELADRERFDQIAAEESFEFGTPETPAAEQQHSGE, from the coding sequence ATGAAAGCTCTGCTCGATCTATTCAAGCAAGTCCAACAACCTGAAGTTTTTGACGCGATCAAGATCGGTCTGGCCTCGCCGGACAAGATCCGTTCGTGGTCGTTCGGCGAAGTCAAGAAGCCGGAAACCATCAACTACCGGACGTTCAAGCCGGAGCGCGATGGTCTGTTCTGCGCGAAGATTTTCGGTCCGATCAAGGACTACGAATGCCTTTGCGGCAAGTACAAGCGCCTGAAGCACCGCGGCGTGATCTGCGAGAAGTGCGGCGTCGAAGTGACGCTCGCCAAGGTGCGTCGTGAACGGATGGGCCACATTGAGCTGGCCTCGCCGGTCGCGCACATCTGGTTCCTGAAGTCGCTGCCGTCGCGTCTGGGCATGGTGCTCGACATGACGCTGCGCGATATCGAGCGCGTGCTGTACTTCGAAGCATACGTGGTGATCGATCCGGGCATGACGCCGCTGAAAGCGCGGCAGATCATGACCGAAGAGGATTACTACAACAAGGTCGAGGAATACGGCGACGAATTCCGTGCCGAAATGGGCGCGGAAGGTATTCGCGAGTTGCTGCGTGCGATCAACATCGACGAGCAGGTCGAACTGCTGCGCACGGAACTGAAGAACACCGGTTCGGAAGCGAAGATCAAGAAGTACGCGAAGCGCCTGAAGGTGCTCGAGGCGTTCCAGCGTTCGGGCATCAAGCCGGACTGGATGGTGCTCGAAGTGCTGCCGGTGCTGCCGCCGGAACTGCGTCCGCTGGTGCCGCTCGACGGCGGCCGTTTCGCGACGTCGGACCTGAACGACCTGTATCGCCGCGTGATCAACCGTAACAACCGGTTGAAGCGTCTGCTCGAGCTGAAGGCGCCTGAAATCATCGTCCGCAACGAAAAGCGGATGCTGCAGGAAGCCGTCGACTCGCTGCTCGACAACGGCCGTCGCGGCAAGGCGATGACCGGCGCGAACAAGCGTCCGCTGAAGTCGCTCGCTGACATGATCAAGGGTAAGGGCGGTCGTTTCCGTCAGAACCTGCTCGGTAAGCGTGTGGACTACTCTGGCCGGTCGGTGATCGTGGTCGGCCCGACGCTGAAGCTGCATCAGTGCGGTCTGCCGAAGCTGATGGCGCTCGAACTGTTCAAGCCGTTCATCTTCAACAAGCTGGAAGTGATGGGTGTTGCTACCACCATCAAGGCTGCGAAGAAGGAAGTCGAGAACCAGACCGCGGTGGTGTGGGACATCCTCGAAGAGGTGATCCGCGAGCATCCGGTCATGCTGAACCGTGCGCCGACGCTGCACCGTCTCGGCATCCAGGCTTTCGAGCCGGTGCTGATCGAAGGTAAGGCAATCCAGCTGCACCCGCTCGTCTGCGCGGCGTTCAACGCCGACTTCGACGGTGACCAGATGGCTGTTCACGTGCCGCTGTCGCTCGAAGCGCAGATGGAAGCGCGCACGCTGATGCTGGCGTCGAACAACGTGCTGTTCCCGGCCAACGGCGATCCGTCGATCGTGCCGTCGCAGGATATCGTGCTCGGTCTGTACTACGCGACTCGCGAAGCAGTGAACGGCAAGGGCGAAGGCCTGTCGTTCACGGGCGTCTCGGAAGTGCTGCGTGCATACGAGAACAAGGAAGTCGAGCTGGCCTCGCGCGTCAACGTGCGGATCACCGAAATGGTCCACAACGAAGACAAGTCGGAAGGCGCGCCGGCTTTCGTGCCGAAGATCACGCTGTATGCGACCACGGTTGGCCGCGCGATCCTGTCGGAAATCCTGCCGCCGGGCCTGCCGTTCTCGGTGCTGAACAAGCCGCTGAAGAAGAAGGAAATCTCGCGTCTGATCAACACTGCGTTCCGCAAGTGCGGTCTGCGTGAGACGGTGATTTTCGCCGATCAGCTGATGCAGTCGGGCTTCCGTCTCGCAACGCGCGCTGGTATCTCGATCTGCGTCGACGACATGCTCGTGCCGCCGCAGAAGGAAACCATCGTCGGCGACGCCGCGAAGAAGGTGAAGGAATACGACCGTCAGTACATGTCGGGTCTCGTTACCGCGCAGGAACGCTACAACAACGTCGTGGACATCTGGTCTGCCACGTCGGAAGCGGTCGGCAAGGCGATGATGGAGCAACTGTCGACGGAACCGGTAACGGACCGCGACGGCAACCAGACGCGTCAGGAGTCGTTCAACTCCATCTACATGATGGCCGACTCGGGTGCACGTGGTTCCGCGGTTCAGATCCGTCAGCTGGCCGGTATGCGCGGCCTGATGGCGAAGCCGGACGGCTCGATCATCGAGACGCCGATTACGGCGAACTTCCGCGAAGGTCTGAACGTGTTGCAGTACTTCATCTCGACCCACGGTGCACGTAAGGGTCTGGCTGATACGGCACTGAAGACGGCGAACTCGGGTTACCTGACGCGTCGTCTGGTCGACGTGACACAGGATCTGGTGGTCGTCGAGGACGATTGCGGCACGTCGAACGGCGTGGCGATGAAGGCGCTGGTGGAAGGCGGTGAAGTGGTCGAAGCGCTGCGTGATCGTATTCTCGGTCGCGTGGCTGTTGCCGACGTCGTCAATCCGGAATCGCAGGAAACGCTGTTCGAATCGGGCACGTTGCTCGATGAAGACGCGGTCGAAGAGATCGAACGCCTTGGCATCGACGAAGTGCGCGTGCGCACGCCGCTCACCTGCGAAACGCGCTACGGTCTGTGCGCGGCCTGCTACGGTCGCGACCTCGGTCGCGGCTCGCTGGTGAACGTCGGCGAGGCGGTCGGCGTGATCGCGGCACAGTCGATCGGCGAACCGGGCACGCAGCTCACGATGCGTACGTTCCACATCGGTGGTGCGGCGTCGCGTGCGGCAGTGGCTTCGTCGGTTGAAGCGAAGTCGAACGGTACGGTGCGTTTCACGTCGACGATGCGTTACGTGACGAATGCGAAGGGCGAGCAGATCGTCATCTCGCGTTCGGGCGAAGCAATGATCACCGACGACCACGGTCGCGAGCGCGAACGTCACAAGGTGCCGTACGGCGCCACGCTGCTGCAGCTCGACGGTGCGCAGATCAAGGCCGGCACGCAACTGGCGACATGGGATCCGATGACGCGTCCGATCATCACCGAGTACGGCGGTACGGTGAAGTTCGAAAACGTCGAGGAAGGCGTGACGGTCGCGAAGCAGATCGACGACGTGACGGGGCTGTCCACGCTGGTCGTGATCGACGTGAAGCGTCGTGGTTCGCAAGCGTCGAAGACGGTTCGTCCGCAGGTCAAGCTGCTCGACGCGAACGGCGAGGAAGTGAAGATCCCGAACACCGAGCACTCGGTGCAGATCGGCTTCCAGGTCGGCGCGCTGATCACCGTGAAGGACGGTCAGCAGGTGCAGGTCGGTGAAGTGCTCGCACGTATCCCGACCGAATCGCAGAAGACGCGTGACATTACCGGCGGTCTGCCGCGTGTGGCGGAACTGTTCGAAGCACGTTCGCCGAAGGACGCGGGTATCCTGGCGGAAGTCACGGGTACGACGTCGTTCGGTAAGGACACGAAGGGCAAGCAGCGTCTCGTTATCACGGACCTCGAGGGCAACCAGCACGAGTTCCTGATCGCGAAGGAAAAGCAGGTTCTGGTGCACGACGGTCAGGTCGTCAACAAGGGCGAAATGATCGTCGATGGGCCGGCGGATCCACACGACATCCTGCGTCTGCAGGGCGTCGAAGCGCTGTCGCGTTACATCGTGGACGAAGTGCAGGACGTGTACCGTCTGCAGGGCGTGAAGATCAACGACAAGCACATTGAAGTGATCGTGCGTCAGATGCTGCGCCGCGTGCAGATTTCGGACAACGGCGATACGCGTTTCATCCCGGGCGAACAGGTCGAGCGGTCGGATATGCTCGACGAGAACGACCGTATGATCGCGGAAGACAAGCGTCCGGCAACGTACGAAAACGTGCTGCTCGGTATCACGAAGGCGTCGCTGTCGACCGATTCGTTCATCTCCGCGGCGTCGTTCCAGGAAACGACCCGCGTGTTGACCGAAGCGGCGATCATGGGCAAGCGCGACGACCTGCGTGGCCTGAAGGAAAACGTGATCGTCGGCCGTCTGATTCCGGCTGGTACGGGCCTCGCGTTCCACAAGGCGCGCAAGAGCAAGGAACTGGCCGACCGCGAGCGTTTCGATCAGATCGCAGCGGAAGAGTCGTTCGAATTCGGTACGCCGGAAACCCCGGCCGCCGAACAGCAGCACTCGGGCGAATAA